Proteins found in one Enterococcus sp. 9D6_DIV0238 genomic segment:
- a CDS encoding ReoY family proteolytic degradation factor produces the protein MFVNVSDKKEFLLWLVNNVSFSQREVLWILNYLINHEAILNNVHFVEHADKAVRGIKVTSKEMEDDPIILFLSGKEFTDTDQIFHEIRMNWKEALYIECIFDGSWQNSQYLSILEDNPYARWNEQVSEEIVRNINTFFAQEEKQAKIDLLYSQIDLALEDDNYEAFLELSDELNHLKNS, from the coding sequence ATGTTTGTCAATGTCTCTGATAAGAAAGAATTTTTACTTTGGTTAGTGAACAACGTTTCTTTTAGTCAAAGAGAAGTTTTATGGATCTTGAATTATTTGATCAACCATGAAGCGATTTTAAATAATGTGCATTTTGTTGAGCATGCAGATAAAGCGGTGCGAGGGATAAAAGTCACATCAAAGGAAATGGAAGATGACCCTATTATTTTATTTCTTTCAGGAAAAGAGTTTACAGATACGGATCAGATTTTTCATGAAATTCGAATGAACTGGAAAGAGGCCCTGTATATTGAATGTATATTCGATGGTTCTTGGCAAAATAGCCAATATTTATCCATTTTGGAGGATAATCCGTATGCTCGCTGGAATGAACAGGTCAGTGAAGAAATCGTGAGAAATATCAATACTTTTTTTGCTCAAGAAGAAAAACAAGCTAAAATCGACTTATTGTATAGTCAAATTGATTTAGCGTTGGAAGATGATAATTATGAAGCGTTTCTTGAATTATCAGACGAACTGAATCATTTGAAAAATTCATGA
- the dapB gene encoding 4-hydroxy-tetrahydrodipicolinate reductase, with translation MIKVLVAGFKGKMGATATKMVLDHEDFELVGVLDPFEEKNHLNELAEYKGSDVPIFKNKKEVVSVKPDVWIDFTIPAVAYENTRFAIENHISPVVGTTGLTEEQLSELTTLSKELKVGGLIAPNFAVGAVLMMQFAQKAAAYFPDVEIIELHHDNKLDAPSGTALKTAEMMSEVRQKKTQGHQEEKELLAGARGADFDGMKIHSVRLPGLIAHQQVQFGGVGEGLTIRHDSYDRSSFMTGVALGCEKVIHLDKLVYGLENLL, from the coding sequence ATGATTAAAGTGTTAGTAGCAGGTTTCAAAGGGAAAATGGGCGCTACAGCGACCAAAATGGTGTTAGACCATGAGGATTTTGAATTAGTAGGTGTATTAGATCCGTTTGAGGAAAAAAATCATCTGAATGAATTAGCTGAATATAAAGGGAGCGATGTCCCTATTTTTAAAAATAAAAAAGAAGTAGTATCTGTTAAGCCAGATGTGTGGATCGACTTTACTATTCCAGCAGTTGCCTATGAAAATACTCGTTTTGCGATCGAAAACCACATTTCACCAGTAGTTGGAACGACGGGGTTAACAGAAGAACAACTGTCTGAATTAACGACGCTCTCTAAAGAACTTAAAGTCGGTGGGTTAATAGCACCTAATTTTGCTGTTGGTGCAGTTTTGATGATGCAGTTTGCTCAAAAGGCGGCAGCGTATTTTCCAGATGTGGAAATCATCGAGCTTCATCATGATAATAAGCTGGATGCTCCGAGCGGAACTGCACTTAAAACAGCTGAAATGATGAGTGAAGTTCGTCAAAAGAAAACGCAAGGACATCAAGAAGAAAAAGAGCTGCTCGCCGGTGCACGAGGCGCAGATTTTGATGGGATGAAAATCCATAGTGTGCGCTTGCCGGGATTGATCGCACATCAGCAAGTTCAATTTGGCGGTGTTGGTGAAGGATTGACGATTAGACATGATTCTTATGACCGTAGCTCGTTTATGACTGGAGTCGCTTTAGGTTGTGAAAAAGTGATTCATTTAGACAAATTAGTTTATGGATTGGAAAATCTTCTATGA
- the der gene encoding ribosome biogenesis GTPase Der, giving the protein MANPTIAIVGRPNVGKSTIFNRIAGERISIVEDTPGVTRDRIYATGEWLGREFSIIDTGGIDLSDEPFMEQIKHQAEIAIEEADVIIFVASGREGVTDADELVAKILYRSKKPIILAVNKVDNPEMRNDIYEFYALGLGDPFPISGSHGLGIGDVLDEAVKHFSTEIEEEEEGIIKFSLIGRPNVGKSSLINAILGEERVIVSDIEGTTRDAIDTHFESENGQKFLMIDTAGMRKRGKVYESTEKYSVMRAMRAIERSDIVLMVLNAEEGIREQDKKVAGYAHEAGRGIIIVVNKWDTLKKETNTMRDFEEEIRDEFQYLDYAPIIFVSAVTKQRLNKLPELIETVSMNQNLRIPSALLNDVVMDAIAINPTPTDKGKRLKVFYATQVAIKPPTFVIFVNEEELMHFSYARFLENQIRKAFTFEGTPIKIIPRRRK; this is encoded by the coding sequence ATGGCAAATCCAACAATTGCAATTGTCGGTCGCCCGAATGTAGGAAAGTCGACGATTTTTAACCGTATAGCTGGTGAACGAATTTCTATCGTTGAAGATACACCAGGTGTCACCAGAGACCGTATTTACGCCACAGGAGAGTGGTTAGGTCGCGAATTTAGTATAATCGATACAGGTGGTATCGATCTTAGTGACGAGCCGTTTATGGAACAAATCAAGCATCAGGCAGAAATCGCGATCGAAGAGGCCGATGTCATCATTTTCGTTGCCAGCGGCAGAGAAGGCGTGACAGATGCAGATGAACTTGTAGCAAAAATTTTATACCGTAGTAAAAAGCCAATCATTTTGGCTGTGAATAAAGTCGATAACCCAGAAATGCGTAATGATATTTATGAGTTTTATGCGTTAGGATTAGGAGATCCATTTCCAATTTCAGGAAGTCACGGACTTGGTATCGGTGATGTACTGGATGAAGCAGTTAAGCATTTTTCAACTGAAATCGAAGAAGAAGAGGAAGGCATAATCAAGTTTAGCCTGATTGGACGTCCGAATGTAGGGAAATCCTCATTGATCAACGCAATTCTAGGTGAAGAACGAGTGATCGTTTCTGATATTGAAGGCACGACGAGAGATGCCATCGACACACACTTTGAATCTGAAAATGGGCAAAAGTTCCTGATGATCGATACAGCAGGAATGCGTAAACGCGGAAAGGTCTATGAAAGTACTGAAAAGTATAGCGTAATGCGTGCGATGCGTGCGATCGAACGTTCAGATATTGTTTTGATGGTTCTAAATGCGGAAGAAGGTATTCGTGAACAAGATAAAAAAGTTGCCGGTTATGCACATGAAGCTGGCCGAGGCATCATCATTGTCGTCAATAAATGGGACACGTTGAAAAAAGAAACAAATACCATGCGTGATTTTGAAGAAGAAATTCGTGATGAATTCCAATATTTGGACTATGCACCGATCATTTTCGTTTCAGCTGTAACGAAGCAGCGTTTAAATAAGCTGCCTGAGCTGATCGAAACTGTCAGCATGAACCAAAACCTACGAATTCCGTCAGCGTTATTGAACGACGTAGTGATGGATGCGATCGCGATCAATCCAACACCGACAGATAAAGGGAAACGTTTGAAAGTCTTTTATGCTACACAAGTGGCTATCAAACCGCCAACCTTCGTGATTTTCGTGAATGAAGAAGAATTGATGCATTTTTCTTACGCACGCTTTTTAGAAAATCAAATTCGAAAAGCATTCACTTTTGAAGGAACACCGATCAAAATTATTCCAAGAAGACGGAAATAG
- the aroE gene encoding shikimate dehydrogenase, with protein MGNKITGNTRLTALFATPARHSVSPMIHNTAFQALGIDAVYLAFDVGTSSLERAIDSIKNLDMLGANLSMPNKILAVDYMDELSESARLIGAINTIKNDNGRLIGHNTDGIGFLKSLTDMNVNIIGQKITILGAGGAAAAIIAQAALDGVNEIAVYNRKSPSYEKAQLKLKAIAEQTGCSIILNDLADEQALAKDIEESILLLNTTSVGMKPLEKATPIQDFSVIRSDLAVYDAIYTPRETEFLKQARLRGANTANGLGMLLYQGAEAFKIWTGQELPIELVKPIIENI; from the coding sequence TTGGGCAATAAAATTACAGGAAATACGAGGTTGACTGCACTATTTGCCACACCGGCTCGACATAGTGTTTCGCCAATGATCCATAATACAGCATTTCAGGCATTAGGGATCGATGCTGTATATCTAGCTTTTGATGTTGGGACAAGTAGTCTTGAAAGGGCGATCGATTCAATCAAAAACTTAGATATGCTAGGTGCCAATTTATCGATGCCGAATAAAATTTTAGCGGTTGATTACATGGATGAGTTAAGTGAGTCGGCCCGATTGATCGGGGCGATCAATACGATCAAAAATGACAATGGTCGACTAATTGGCCACAATACGGACGGCATCGGCTTTTTAAAAAGCCTAACAGATATGAATGTCAATATTATTGGTCAAAAAATAACCATTCTCGGAGCAGGCGGAGCGGCAGCAGCTATCATAGCACAAGCAGCACTGGATGGGGTTAACGAAATTGCCGTATACAACCGCAAAAGCCCTTCATACGAAAAAGCTCAATTGAAGTTAAAAGCCATCGCTGAACAGACGGGTTGCAGTATTATTTTAAATGACTTGGCTGACGAACAAGCTTTAGCTAAAGATATCGAAGAAAGTATTTTACTGTTAAACACAACTTCTGTTGGGATGAAACCATTAGAGAAAGCAACACCTATTCAAGATTTTTCAGTTATCCGATCCGATTTAGCAGTTTATGATGCTATTTATACACCAAGAGAAACTGAATTTTTAAAGCAAGCACGATTACGTGGTGCAAACACTGCAAATGGCTTGGGAATGCTGCTTTATCAAGGAGCAGAAGCATTTAAAATATGGACTGGACAAGAATTACCTATTGAACTAGTTAAACCCATTATTGAGAATATATAA
- a CDS encoding helix-turn-helix transcriptional regulator — MCRLLIVSDDLQEQSMLQQSINDSFMNIKILPPATTEVEALKITEEFLPEILLISIDHLDIDGFIVKRKIVQTLPNIKVIILTEHESFQSLHQALRCGVIDYLLTPVDFDELKVAIDRCVRSLNQVSLMDILNNKPTVLAKEQINTILDYIHEHYNEEINLTTLADIMHLNRHYVSRFFKEAVGMNFIDYLTAYRIEKAKQLLMKTEEPITEISGTVGYIDSTYFSKLFKKKVGQSPHQFRKQYHGEHTPADLRIIYQ, encoded by the coding sequence ATGTGCCGACTATTGATTGTCAGTGATGATCTACAGGAACAATCGATGCTTCAACAATCGATCAACGATTCTTTCATGAATATAAAAATCCTACCTCCAGCTACAACTGAAGTAGAAGCACTAAAAATCACAGAAGAATTTTTACCTGAGATTTTGTTGATTTCGATTGACCATTTGGACATCGACGGATTTATTGTGAAACGAAAAATAGTTCAAACTTTGCCGAATATCAAAGTGATCATTTTGACTGAACACGAGAGCTTTCAAAGCCTTCATCAGGCTCTGCGCTGTGGAGTCATCGACTATTTACTTACACCCGTTGATTTTGATGAATTGAAAGTTGCGATCGACCGTTGTGTCAGATCCTTAAATCAAGTTTCACTCATGGATATATTAAATAATAAACCAACTGTTTTAGCTAAAGAACAAATCAATACTATCTTAGATTATATTCACGAACACTATAATGAGGAGATCAACTTGACCACCTTAGCTGACATCATGCACCTAAATCGTCACTATGTCAGTCGCTTCTTTAAAGAAGCTGTCGGAATGAATTTCATTGATTATTTAACTGCTTATCGGATTGAAAAAGCGAAACAGCTATTGATGAAAACAGAGGAGCCTATTACTGAAATTTCAGGAACAGTCGGTTATATAGACTCAACCTATTTCAGTAAATTATTCAAGAAAAAAGTGGGACAATCGCCTCATCAATTTCGTAAACAGTATCATGGGGAACATACCCCAGCTGATTTAAGAATTATTTATCAATGA
- a CDS encoding tetratricopeptide repeat protein, with amino-acid sequence MTTYSEKMLQALHEDDLAQAQLMLAEAIRKDDDDTLADLGEELLSLGFLEEAKLIFDHLLSIFPDAEGLNIPLAEIAIENNLIDEAFEYLEKVTKDSDSYVQSLLVTADLYQVIGIPEVSEAKLKEAQQILPNEPLILFALGELYFVNGQFGEAVEAYTTLLEEQVTEISGVSINERLGSCYSMTGEFEEAIPYLEKALGEGQTDERLFQLAFTYLQLHENQKAIALLQQLRALNPHYQSLYLSLGEALQEEEQLEEAQSVLTEGIKENPFQVDLYHLASENAYRLHDTEQAEELLKKALELGEKTDETLLTLSNLYLNEERFDEVVEVVQKMEEQGHPYAEWNLAHAYNELEEFALAKVHYEQAYQELNHEPDFLKEYAVFLREEGQLEKAKELLQHYLHHEPGDTEAQSLLDDIEER; translated from the coding sequence ATGACAACATATAGCGAAAAAATGCTACAAGCATTACATGAAGATGACTTAGCGCAAGCGCAATTGATGCTTGCAGAAGCAATTAGAAAAGATGACGATGATACTCTTGCAGATTTAGGTGAAGAGTTGTTGTCATTAGGTTTCCTAGAAGAAGCAAAATTGATTTTTGACCATTTACTATCGATTTTCCCAGATGCGGAAGGATTAAATATTCCGTTGGCAGAGATTGCGATCGAGAATAATTTGATCGATGAAGCCTTTGAATATTTAGAAAAAGTAACGAAAGACAGTGATAGCTATGTTCAAAGCCTGCTTGTTACAGCAGATTTATATCAAGTGATCGGTATTCCGGAAGTCAGTGAAGCAAAATTGAAGGAAGCACAACAGATTTTACCGAATGAACCACTTATTTTATTCGCTTTAGGCGAGTTATATTTTGTAAATGGACAATTTGGTGAAGCTGTAGAAGCCTACACTACTCTGCTTGAGGAACAAGTAACAGAAATTTCCGGAGTTTCGATCAATGAACGCCTTGGAAGCTGTTACAGTATGACTGGTGAATTTGAAGAAGCTATTCCCTACTTGGAAAAGGCTTTGGGAGAAGGGCAGACAGATGAGCGTCTATTTCAGCTTGCGTTCACGTATTTACAGCTGCACGAAAATCAAAAAGCTATTGCATTGCTGCAGCAATTGAGAGCTTTAAATCCTCATTATCAGTCGTTGTATCTTTCATTAGGGGAAGCGTTACAAGAAGAGGAACAACTTGAAGAAGCTCAAAGCGTTTTGACAGAAGGAATCAAAGAAAATCCATTTCAAGTTGATTTATACCATCTTGCTTCTGAAAATGCTTATCGTTTACATGATACAGAACAAGCAGAAGAGTTATTGAAAAAAGCTCTAGAACTTGGGGAAAAAACAGATGAAACGCTTCTTACCTTAAGTAATTTGTATTTAAATGAAGAACGCTTTGATGAAGTTGTCGAAGTCGTTCAAAAGATGGAAGAACAAGGACATCCATATGCTGAATGGAATCTCGCTCATGCATATAATGAACTGGAAGAATTTGCATTGGCAAAAGTTCACTACGAGCAGGCATATCAAGAGCTTAACCACGAACCTGATTTTTTGAAAGAATATGCGGTATTTCTACGTGAAGAAGGTCAGTTGGAAAAAGCGAAGGAATTATTACAGCATTATCTCCACCATGAGCCTGGTGATACAGAAGCACAATCATTACTGGATGATATAGAAGAAAGATAG
- a CDS encoding thioesterase family protein codes for MEKFSKSFIVSQKDTAKVIGSGDLDVLATPVLITMVENTAKDFLAKELTPEETTVGTMISAKHSRPSKVGAEIFVHIKVETRGKSKVDFSFEVLDNEQVVASGTHQRAVILTDVFLSKLALSK; via the coding sequence ATGGAAAAATTTTCTAAGTCGTTTATTGTCAGTCAAAAAGATACTGCAAAAGTGATCGGATCAGGTGATCTAGATGTTCTTGCAACACCTGTATTGATCACGATGGTTGAAAATACAGCTAAAGACTTCTTGGCTAAAGAGTTGACACCAGAAGAAACGACAGTCGGTACGATGATCAGTGCGAAACATTCAAGACCTTCAAAAGTAGGAGCTGAAATTTTCGTTCATATCAAGGTTGAAACAAGGGGGAAATCTAAAGTCGATTTTTCTTTTGAGGTTTTAGACAATGAGCAAGTCGTAGCTTCTGGAACACATCAAAGAGCTGTTATCTTAACAGATGTATTTTTAAGCAAATTAGCGCTTTCTAAATGA
- a CDS encoding nucleotide pyrophosphohydrolase, translating to MKENKQSLYSMQQEVDAYIQQFKTGYFSPLSQMARLTEEVGELAREINHYYGEKPKKANEQPKTVTEELGDVLFVTMIMANSLDIDLTEAFQKNMEKFNQRDKYRFERKDGQTND from the coding sequence ATGAAAGAGAATAAACAGTCATTGTACTCGATGCAGCAAGAAGTCGATGCGTATATCCAGCAATTTAAAACAGGCTATTTTTCTCCATTGAGTCAGATGGCTCGTTTGACTGAAGAGGTTGGGGAACTAGCAAGAGAAATCAACCACTATTATGGCGAAAAGCCTAAAAAGGCAAACGAACAGCCAAAAACAGTTACCGAAGAATTAGGAGATGTATTGTTTGTGACGATGATCATGGCCAACTCTCTAGATATAGATTTAACAGAAGCATTTCAAAAGAATATGGAAAAATTCAATCAGCGAGACAAATATCGTTTTGAACGAAAGGATGGTCAGACAAATGATTAA
- a CDS encoding aldehyde dehydrogenase family protein, producing the protein MTEEIKVKEIETLVETAKSAQKKYEHFTQEQVDAVVRSVYQATLKNAEKLAIAANEETGFGKVSDKIIKNTFASEQVYESIKDLATVGIINRLEQEKIIEIGIPLGVVAGLIPSTNPTATVIFKSLIALKTGNAIIFSPHPKALNAILLAAEIIENAAVAAGAPAGLIQVIKEPTLEATGALMKHPDVSLILATGGKAMVQAAYSSGNPAIGVGPGNVPVLIDHSADINHAINCIVSSKTFDNGIICASEQALIVETSVKNEVIEQLKAKDAYFMNEEEAAKVSRYILRETGTLNPEIVGKSAVDVAELVGINVPASTSILISEQTEIGRHNPYSREKLTPILGLYTVTSFKEGVDTCKALLANEGTGHTAVLHTTTDANAETFGLEMKASRILVNTLGALGAIGATTKLAPSMTLGCGAMGGSSTTDNVTARHLMNIKRIAYGVE; encoded by the coding sequence ATGACAGAAGAAATCAAAGTAAAAGAAATCGAAACTCTTGTTGAGACAGCAAAGAGTGCGCAAAAGAAGTACGAGCACTTTACGCAGGAACAAGTAGATGCGGTTGTTAGGAGTGTTTACCAAGCTACGCTAAAGAATGCAGAAAAATTAGCTATTGCAGCAAATGAAGAGACAGGATTTGGGAAAGTATCTGATAAAATCATCAAGAATACTTTTGCAAGTGAACAAGTGTATGAGAGCATCAAAGATTTAGCGACAGTTGGAATCATCAATCGCCTTGAACAGGAAAAAATCATCGAAATCGGTATACCTTTAGGAGTGGTTGCTGGCTTGATTCCATCAACAAATCCAACGGCAACGGTCATTTTTAAATCATTGATTGCTCTAAAAACTGGAAACGCAATTATTTTTTCACCACATCCGAAAGCATTGAATGCAATTTTATTAGCTGCTGAAATTATTGAAAACGCAGCTGTTGCTGCTGGCGCGCCGGCAGGTTTGATTCAAGTGATCAAAGAGCCCACTTTAGAAGCAACAGGAGCTTTAATGAAGCATCCGGATGTCTCTTTGATTCTTGCGACGGGTGGCAAGGCAATGGTCCAAGCAGCTTATAGCTCGGGAAATCCAGCAATTGGTGTAGGGCCTGGCAATGTTCCTGTATTGATCGATCACTCTGCAGATATTAATCATGCAATAAACTGTATTGTCAGCAGTAAAACTTTTGATAATGGTATCATTTGCGCTTCAGAACAGGCTTTGATCGTGGAAACATCTGTCAAAAATGAAGTTATTGAACAATTAAAAGCGAAGGATGCTTATTTTATGAATGAGGAAGAAGCGGCTAAAGTCAGCCGTTACATTTTGAGAGAGACAGGCACTCTGAATCCTGAAATAGTTGGAAAAAGTGCAGTCGATGTAGCGGAATTAGTAGGTATTAATGTACCAGCAAGTACCAGTATTTTAATTTCAGAACAGACAGAGATCGGTCGGCACAATCCATACTCTAGAGAGAAACTAACACCGATCCTAGGGTTGTATACTGTAACTTCTTTCAAAGAAGGTGTCGATACATGTAAAGCTTTACTAGCAAATGAAGGAACAGGTCATACTGCTGTTCTTCATACGACAACGGATGCGAATGCGGAAACGTTTGGTTTAGAAATGAAAGCCTCTCGTATTTTAGTCAATACACTTGGCGCTTTAGGCGCAATCGGAGCGACGACAAAACTGGCACCTTCGATGACTTTAGGCTGTGGTGCCATGGGCGGCAGTAGTACAACGGATAATGTAACAGCACGTCATTTGATGAATATCAAACGTATAGCTTATGGTGTAGAATGA
- a CDS encoding YitT family protein, which yields MEEKKFYMKDVLLILAGTCLYAFGLVTFNIANDLAEGGVTGITLILRALFHIDPAYSTLIINIPLILIGGKVLGKHSFYYTILGTVSLSVFLWLWQRFPIEVNLDHDLLIASLLAGLAAGLGSGFVYRVGGTTGGTDVIARILEKNYGVSMGRSLLIFDILVLVLSLSYIDVKRMMYTLIVSFVFSRVVDSVLDGAYAAKGMLVISDHTEDIGEVVMAILERGVTYLNGQGGYSQGEKKVLYMVVSPSELMEIKRIVHELDPKAFISVINVHEAIGEGFTYARPTKTLFKKKKVLN from the coding sequence ATGGAAGAAAAGAAATTTTATATGAAAGACGTTTTGCTGATTTTAGCCGGGACCTGCCTCTATGCGTTTGGTTTAGTTACTTTCAATATTGCAAATGACTTAGCCGAAGGCGGCGTGACAGGGATCACCTTGATTTTACGAGCATTATTTCATATTGATCCAGCGTACTCAACGCTGATCATCAATATTCCACTGATTTTGATCGGTGGCAAAGTTCTTGGTAAACATTCATTTTATTATACTATTTTAGGAACGGTCTCTTTATCCGTTTTCTTATGGCTATGGCAACGTTTCCCGATCGAAGTTAATCTAGATCACGATTTGTTGATTGCCTCTTTACTTGCGGGGTTAGCTGCAGGCTTAGGCAGCGGTTTTGTCTATCGTGTTGGCGGAACCACTGGTGGAACAGATGTTATTGCTCGGATTTTAGAAAAGAATTATGGGGTCAGCATGGGACGCTCATTACTGATTTTTGATATTTTAGTCCTTGTTCTGTCACTAAGTTACATTGATGTTAAACGAATGATGTATACACTGATCGTATCGTTTGTATTTAGCCGCGTGGTTGATTCTGTGCTGGATGGAGCATATGCTGCAAAAGGGATGTTGGTCATTTCTGATCATACAGAAGATATTGGTGAAGTCGTTATGGCTATTTTAGAACGTGGTGTTACTTATTTGAATGGTCAAGGTGGTTACTCTCAGGGAGAGAAAAAAGTGCTTTATATGGTCGTTAGTCCAAGTGAATTGATGGAAATCAAACGAATCGTTCATGAACTGGATCCGAAAGCGTTCATCTCAGTCATCAATGTTCATGAGGCCATTGGTGAAGGCTTTACTTATGCCCGTCCAACTAAAACATTATTCAAAAAGAAAAAGGTCTTAAATTGA
- a CDS encoding CCA tRNA nucleotidyltransferase, with protein MKLEIVPDEFIKASDILKEIHSHGYEAYFVGGSVRDALLGQEIHDVDIATSAYPEEIKQIFKRTIDVGIDHGTVLILVGEEQYEITTFRTESTYQDYRRPDKVTFVRTLKEDLKRRDFTINALAMTVEGEIIDLFDGMSDLNQQIIRAVGNPKERFHEDALRMMRGLRFASQLDFSIEDNTLAAIQEFHSLLEKISVERIAVEFSKLLLGKNRRAGILPFVETECYQYCPGLKQSGDALLRFADFPERRIETEAQAWTLLIKTIGLKENDLRSFLKSWKLSNHLLQEVQQLLYGLEQRLIADWQAIDLFDLGLEAVVSVEKLLFYYNQKSKIEEASKLYLSLPIHDRKELTITGNDLMKSFDKNPGKWLGDLIQTIERAVVDGQVENTREALLSFAKDNLEKE; from the coding sequence ATGAAATTAGAGATAGTTCCAGATGAATTTATCAAAGCATCTGATATTTTAAAAGAAATCCATTCGCATGGATATGAAGCTTATTTTGTTGGGGGCAGTGTTCGTGATGCTTTATTAGGTCAAGAAATTCATGATGTAGACATTGCTACTAGTGCTTACCCAGAAGAGATCAAGCAAATATTTAAACGGACGATCGATGTTGGGATCGATCATGGAACGGTTCTAATATTAGTAGGCGAAGAACAATATGAGATTACGACTTTTCGAACGGAATCTACCTACCAAGATTATAGAAGACCGGACAAAGTTACTTTTGTCCGTACACTAAAAGAGGATCTGAAACGACGTGATTTTACGATCAATGCATTGGCAATGACTGTCGAAGGTGAAATCATTGATTTATTTGATGGTATGTCAGATCTGAATCAGCAAATCATTCGAGCAGTAGGAAACCCGAAAGAACGGTTTCATGAAGATGCTTTACGTATGATGCGCGGTTTACGGTTTGCCAGTCAGCTTGATTTTTCGATTGAAGATAATACTCTAGCTGCGATCCAAGAATTTCATTCGTTACTTGAAAAAATCTCGGTGGAGCGGATCGCTGTTGAGTTCAGCAAATTGTTATTAGGGAAAAATAGACGGGCTGGAATCTTACCTTTTGTCGAGACGGAATGTTATCAATATTGTCCAGGATTAAAACAATCAGGTGACGCTTTACTAAGGTTTGCTGATTTCCCAGAACGAAGGATAGAGACGGAAGCGCAAGCGTGGACATTACTGATCAAAACGATCGGGCTAAAAGAAAATGACCTGCGCAGCTTTTTAAAATCATGGAAGCTTTCCAATCATTTACTTCAGGAAGTACAACAATTATTATATGGTTTAGAGCAACGTCTCATTGCTGATTGGCAAGCCATCGATTTGTTCGATTTAGGATTAGAAGCGGTCGTATCCGTTGAAAAACTATTGTTTTATTACAACCAAAAGAGTAAAATTGAAGAAGCAAGTAAACTATATTTAAGTCTACCTATCCATGATCGGAAAGAGCTAACCATTACAGGCAATGACCTGATGAAGTCTTTTGACAAAAATCCTGGAAAATGGTTGGGTGATCTAATTCAAACGATCGAGAGAGCGGTTGTTGATGGACAGGTTGAAAATACGCGGGAAGCATTACTTTCTTTTGCAAAAGACAACCTTGAGAAGGAGTGA
- a CDS encoding HU family DNA-binding protein, whose product MANKAELIENVASSTGLTKKDATAAVDAVFSTIQESLAKGEKVQLIGFGNFEVRERAARKGRNPQTGKEIQIAASKVPAFKPGKALKDAVK is encoded by the coding sequence ATGGCAAATAAAGCAGAATTAATCGAAAACGTTGCATCTTCAACTGGTCTAACTAAAAAAGACGCAACTGCAGCAGTGGATGCTGTATTTTCAACAATCCAAGAATCTCTTGCTAAAGGTGAAAAAGTTCAATTAATCGGTTTTGGTAACTTTGAAGTTCGCGAACGTGCGGCTCGTAAAGGACGTAACCCACAAACTGGTAAAGAAATTCAAATCGCTGCAAGTAAAGTACCTGCGTTCAAACCAGGTAAAGCCTTGAAAGATGCTGTTAAATAA